The Candidatus Kryptonium sp. genome contains a region encoding:
- the pheA gene encoding prephenate dehydratase codes for MKIKVGFQGERGAFSEQAGYEFFGGKMISVPFHSFEDVFKSVKRGDVDFGVIPIENSLYGSIHQNYDLLQRYNVYIVGEVKLRIKHYLLANHGVKLKDIKKIYSHPQAISQCENFLKKLRKVEIIPTYDTAGSARFVKENKILDGAAIAGRRAGKYYGLKVLKAGIENHEKNFTRFLILSREKMIAQRNPKTSIVFTTKNVPGALFSALGVFARRHINLLKIESRPIVGQPWRYMFYLDFEGSILDEICIDAIRELKKIAQYYKFLGTYEKGREVG; via the coding sequence TTGAAGATAAAAGTTGGATTCCAAGGAGAAAGAGGAGCCTTTAGTGAGCAAGCTGGATATGAGTTTTTTGGAGGCAAGATGATATCAGTTCCGTTTCATTCTTTTGAAGATGTATTCAAAAGTGTTAAGAGAGGCGATGTTGATTTTGGGGTTATACCAATTGAAAATTCGCTCTATGGAAGCATACATCAAAATTATGATTTGCTTCAAAGGTATAATGTTTATATAGTTGGAGAAGTAAAATTGAGGATAAAACATTATCTTCTCGCAAACCACGGTGTTAAATTAAAAGATATAAAGAAAATTTATTCGCATCCACAAGCGATTTCACAATGTGAAAATTTTTTAAAGAAATTGCGTAAAGTTGAAATAATCCCAACATATGACACCGCTGGTTCGGCGAGGTTCGTAAAAGAGAACAAAATACTTGACGGTGCAGCTATAGCTGGAAGGCGAGCTGGAAAATACTATGGTTTAAAAGTTTTGAAGGCGGGAATAGAAAACCATGAGAAAAACTTTACACGATTTCTTATTTTATCCAGAGAAAAAATGATCGCTCAAAGAAATCCAAAAACATCTATTGTTTTCACTACGAAAAATGTCCCTGGGGCGCTTTTTTCTGCTCTTGGTGTTTTCGCCCGCAGACATATAAATCTCTTGAAAATTGAATCAAGGCCAATAGTTGGGCAACCATGGAGATATATGTTTTATCTTGATTTTGAGGGAAGCATTTTGGATGAAATTTGTATTGATGCGATAAGGGAATTGAAAAAGATAGCACAGTATTACAAGTTCCTTGGAACTTATGAAAAAGGGAGGGAAGTCGGATGA
- a CDS encoding ABC transporter permease, with translation MRFKYALKEAISGFKKSKLSSFASVFALFVSLLAIGMFVVTGYNINRLIKTIKSKIEIEVFIKDGHTHSQIDSLRKIIMSFDEVEEVIYVSKEEAAKIFEREFGESIFNVLDFNPLPASFKIRLKENFRTTQGVESVVRKLRKIPNFEDIKYRKLLLGIMERRFHILTYIFFGTGILLSLISVLLIINTIRLTIYAKRKLIKIMQLVGATRGFIMLPFLIQGFLQGLLAGIFSAGIIYVGIKIIVPQLPDDVISSINVPDLFFPVLILIGCILGFAGSWLSASKYITYRLLP, from the coding sequence ATGAGGTTTAAATATGCCCTCAAAGAGGCGATATCTGGATTTAAAAAGTCAAAACTATCATCCTTTGCGTCAGTTTTCGCATTGTTTGTTTCACTTTTAGCAATTGGAATGTTCGTGGTCACAGGATATAACATAAATCGGCTGATCAAAACGATAAAGAGTAAGATTGAGATTGAAGTTTTTATAAAGGATGGGCACACGCATAGTCAGATAGACTCGTTGAGAAAAATTATTATGTCATTTGATGAAGTTGAAGAAGTTATATATGTTTCAAAGGAAGAAGCTGCGAAGATATTTGAAAGGGAATTTGGCGAGAGCATTTTCAATGTCCTTGATTTCAATCCGCTCCCAGCGTCATTTAAAATAAGATTGAAGGAAAATTTCAGAACTACACAAGGAGTTGAAAGTGTTGTTAGAAAGTTAAGGAAAATCCCTAATTTTGAAGATATCAAATATAGAAAGTTGCTACTTGGAATAATGGAGAGAAGGTTTCATATTCTTACATACATATTTTTCGGCACTGGGATTTTGTTAAGTTTAATATCGGTTCTTTTAATAATAAACACCATAAGATTGACGATTTACGCAAAAAGAAAGCTAATAAAGATAATGCAGCTTGTCGGAGCAACGCGTGGATTCATAATGTTGCCCTTTTTGATCCAAGGATTCTTACAAGGGTTGCTTGCTGGAATTTTTTCAGCTGGTATAATTTATGTGGGAATTAAAATTATCGTTCCGCAGCTTCCAGACGATGTAATAAGCAGTATAAATGTTCCAGATTTATTTTTTCCCGTTTTGATTTTAATTGGTTGTATACTTGGTTTCGCTGGTAGTTGGTTATCTGCAAGTAAATACATAACATATAGGTTGCTTCCGTAA
- a CDS encoding histidine triad nucleotide-binding protein, with translation MRDCIFCEIIAGRMPADFVYEDEEIVAFKDINPQAPIHILVVPRKHFSTLLDLKPEDALLAGRLIIVANEVAKKFNIHNRGFRLVFNCNREAGQSIYHVHLHLLGGRVMMWPPG, from the coding sequence ATGAGAGACTGTATATTTTGTGAAATCATTGCAGGGAGAATGCCTGCTGATTTCGTTTATGAGGACGAGGAGATAGTCGCTTTTAAAGACATCAATCCACAAGCACCGATTCACATTCTCGTCGTTCCGAGAAAGCATTTTTCAACGCTTCTTGATCTTAAACCTGAAGACGCGTTGCTTGCCGGACGATTGATTATTGTTGCGAATGAAGTTGCTAAAAAATTTAACATTCACAATCGTGGATTTAGGCTTGTTTTTAATTGTAATCGCGAGGCGGGACAAAGCATTTATCATGTCCATTTGCATCTTTTAGGTGGAAGAGTAATGATGTGGCCTCCAGGATGA
- the trmB gene encoding tRNA (guanosine(46)-N7)-methyltransferase TrmB gives MKSFIINWKELNYPINLDELFCRNSELELEIGFGNGIFLLQIASDNPNKNFIGIELVNFFAKKADKKLKNAGVENVRLFVGDAKLLLLILFKDKVFDHIYFNFPDPWFKKRHKKRRLLKLNFNRLLAKRLKDGGFVSVATDHPEFRDFVIESMIDSGVFISEYPEGYTLESPEHYSTKYEQKWRSQGKEIYYMKFRKTHHPVVFDVNEYLTEENLWYLIYSKGLNGIVKRLFSES, from the coding sequence ATGAAATCTTTTATTATAAACTGGAAAGAGTTAAACTATCCCATAAATTTGGATGAACTTTTTTGCAGAAATTCAGAACTTGAACTTGAAATTGGTTTCGGTAATGGCATTTTTTTGCTTCAAATTGCTTCTGATAATCCGAACAAGAATTTTATTGGAATTGAATTAGTTAATTTCTTCGCTAAGAAAGCGGATAAAAAGCTTAAAAACGCAGGGGTTGAAAATGTACGCCTGTTTGTTGGCGATGCGAAGTTATTGCTTTTAATTTTATTTAAGGATAAAGTCTTTGATCATATATATTTCAATTTTCCCGATCCTTGGTTCAAAAAAAGACATAAAAAAAGAAGATTGCTTAAGTTGAATTTTAATCGTTTGCTTGCGAAGCGACTCAAAGACGGTGGATTTGTTTCAGTTGCAACTGATCATCCTGAATTTAGGGATTTTGTGATTGAATCAATGATAGATTCAGGCGTTTTTATAAGTGAATATCCAGAGGGTTATACACTTGAAAGCCCCGAACATTATTCAACTAAATACGAGCAAAAATGGCGAAGTCAGGGGAAGGAAATTTACTATATGAAATTCAGGAAAACTCATCACCCAGTTGTTTTTGATGTGAATGAATATCTTACGGAGGAGAATTTGTGGTATTTGATTTATTCAAAGGGTTTAAATGGAATTGTAAAAAGATTGTTTAGCGAAAGCTGA
- a CDS encoding discoidin domain-containing protein translates to MHRLIFTLIFLSVVIADFSSAQSLPDTIIISNFSTYIDNTLSQGVDASGSSGYLILKTSEQENLARRRRATVTYYGTGEPKTATGDRDTVTGNPMRAIDGDTRTFFQIRPGGDGSYILIDLLALRRINKVIIVTFGLNQALRPRAYTIYVGTDSLQLTRVVQRTDNQDVRTLDVFDPVIARFVKITFDVVDRLSSTVISEIEVYGVGYLSSGEYYSRVIDVGQPVNWGWAEWNAELPEGTGITFQFRTGPTASINDSWSPWSKEISKSEIIRVTEPRRYIQFKVNLSTTTTETPVLKRLLIFYNKRLVARNIILEIQPTVVPILRRTEITCNFDVEADTASLGIDTLVVFTPSPANVESVTLNGNPVAYSVVSTPEYVKIAFQQSIRSSARISVRLSLTLYLDINEFPAVAISRATASNPQFVDTRRRGNLNSWTVLTTDVPERLIVDLQVNPNPFSPNGDGINDKVQISFFLANLSVERNLKVQIFDLTGRLVRTIFDGPSKAFAYISSNSFSWDGRDENGKLVRPGVYLLRVAINADSGPESIFRTITVVY, encoded by the coding sequence ATGCATCGTTTAATTTTCACTTTAATTTTCTTAAGTGTTGTAATTGCGGATTTTAGTAGTGCGCAAAGCCTGCCTGATACCATTATTATTTCAAATTTTTCCACCTATATTGACAACACATTAAGCCAAGGGGTTGATGCTTCTGGTTCGTCAGGTTACCTAATTTTGAAAACGAGCGAGCAAGAAAATCTCGCAAGAAGAAGGAGAGCGACGGTGACTTATTATGGAACTGGCGAGCCTAAAACCGCCACGGGGGATAGGGATACTGTAACTGGAAATCCTATGAGGGCAATTGACGGTGATACTAGAACATTTTTCCAGATAAGACCTGGAGGAGATGGAAGTTATATCTTAATTGATCTACTTGCCTTGAGAAGAATTAACAAAGTGATTATTGTAACCTTTGGCTTAAATCAAGCGTTGAGACCAAGAGCTTATACAATTTATGTGGGGACGGATTCGCTTCAGCTTACCAGAGTTGTTCAGAGAACAGATAATCAAGATGTAAGGACTCTTGATGTCTTTGATCCAGTTATTGCAAGATTTGTTAAAATAACTTTTGATGTCGTTGATAGACTTAGCTCAACTGTGATATCCGAAATAGAAGTTTATGGGGTTGGATATCTGTCCTCTGGTGAATATTATTCTAGGGTTATTGATGTAGGACAACCTGTTAATTGGGGATGGGCTGAATGGAATGCTGAACTGCCTGAGGGGACAGGAATAACTTTTCAATTTAGAACAGGTCCAACAGCGAGTATTAATGATAGTTGGAGCCCGTGGTCAAAAGAAATTTCTAAATCTGAAATAATTAGGGTAACTGAACCACGGCGTTATATTCAGTTCAAAGTAAATTTATCAACAACGACGACCGAAACACCTGTATTGAAAAGGCTTTTAATTTTTTATAATAAAAGACTCGTCGCCAGAAATATAATTCTTGAAATTCAACCTACTGTTGTACCGATCTTGAGAAGGACAGAGATAACCTGTAATTTTGATGTTGAGGCGGATACTGCTTCACTTGGTATTGATACTTTAGTTGTGTTCACTCCATCTCCAGCAAATGTTGAATCTGTAACTTTAAATGGGAATCCTGTTGCATATTCAGTTGTGTCAACTCCTGAATATGTGAAGATAGCTTTTCAACAATCAATTAGGTCAAGCGCCAGAATATCTGTCAGGCTAAGTTTAACTCTTTATCTTGATATAAATGAATTTCCAGCGGTTGCAATAAGTAGGGCAACGGCATCAAATCCTCAATTCGTTGATACAAGGAGAAGAGGTAATCTAAACAGTTGGACTGTTCTAACAACCGATGTTCCTGAGAGATTGATAGTTGATTTACAAGTTAATCCAAATCCATTTTCTCCAAATGGCGACGGCATAAATGACAAAGTTCAAATTAGTTTCTTTCTTGCAAATCTTTCTGTAGAAAGAAATTTGAAAGTTCAAATTTTTGATCTCACGGGTAGGCTTGTAAGGACGATTTTTGATGGTCCAAGCAAAGCATTTGCTTATATTTCTTCAAATTCATTTTCGTGGGATGGAAGAGATGAAAACGGAAAACTTGTAAGACCTGGTGTTTATTTGTTGAGAGTTGCGATAAACGCTGACAGCGGTCCTGAGTCAATTTTTAGAACTATAACCGTTGTTTATTGA
- a CDS encoding tetratricopeptide repeat protein yields MWKIIIIVTLTASIISNFVPTPLELQKAFTSGQNFYASGDFKKAIKQYDIIINTESKLLNEDSVRVALFHGDLVVSVKTAAYYQKGNALRKLKRNAEAIESFRVVAEQRKDSPWLSALAQYQIADIYYDESKFEEAIAESKKLIVNFPKDERVPKAYYTIGWAFKELKMLDSSISYFKSLVEKFPRSELVPHSMYQLGQNYYDKADYNTAIAWFRDIVEKFKPERFKKEEFEKIELKAVRERKIFEAVTGREGEETPLEIVAKASLRIADCYKMMDNFDEAIKSYRNVIATYTLLPSLIETAYIKMAEYTLQKKGLESGIAVYKEAIDRSFENKQLQAKMQYLIAKTYQDSLLYDRAANEYDFYIKAYSEVAFLIDFPVEDATYSKVICLYNAKKYKETIAECDSFLIKFPGSDYTPDMLFFKGISHLAIGDYASAESSFVKVKTEYRNSPQYTPACIQLGRTYYEWKRYDDALNELNRLLAENPTDLNKDEVYYYILLTYFDTQKYDSLLNIFALIKPGSSFYLPAFIKVSKSFSLQNKFAEGEKFIKDILKTAETLKDSIYFIPEVRFSLADIYIGQGKYKEAIDELTLVIDDPKANDILKLQSIYARGSLYYQIEQYKEAVIDFEKCVSDKKFRENLPQLVSQVNEKLAISYVKIGQIAKGVNLVSKLINEVPEPSEKIRYTAVLAEAYFEAKDYKNAVKFASDVFQNDVSDEIVFTKATYVLANSHRELGEFNKVLSVLSKAGEKFPNSKFVQEVFFSTGAVYYDKGEYENAIEIFDRYLKLFPNSENYKSALFFLSYSYFRLGYWDKSVTYFRRFVREFPKDEFAPEAYFNIGESYYNMAKYEDAIREYRNVYRLYPNDELAPVALYSEGWCYYELQKPEQMIETFKQLVKRYPKSEHSPIALFTIGDYYYNSKNYAKAQQAYEEFVSMYPDHEKVNEAKQLIKDLKLINVYAEYQEAMKYFDNKDYRRAIEELTKIWQKYPDSDIVVGCRVNIAAAYEQLGDWRKAAKMYEEIIRDYENSTDDNARAAVLFAREHLEWLRSNFNF; encoded by the coding sequence ATGTGGAAAATTATCATCATAGTCACATTAACTGCGTCAATAATTTCTAACTTCGTTCCGACGCCGCTTGAACTTCAGAAAGCTTTTACATCCGGACAAAACTTTTATGCAAGCGGGGACTTTAAAAAGGCAATAAAGCAATACGATATAATTATAAATACCGAAAGCAAACTTCTAAATGAGGACAGTGTAAGAGTTGCGCTTTTTCACGGAGATTTAGTGGTAAGCGTGAAAACAGCAGCTTATTATCAAAAAGGCAACGCTTTGAGAAAATTAAAGCGAAATGCGGAAGCAATTGAAAGTTTCAGAGTTGTTGCGGAACAAAGAAAAGATTCGCCTTGGCTCTCGGCTCTTGCGCAATATCAAATTGCCGATATTTATTACGATGAGAGTAAATTTGAAGAAGCGATAGCTGAGTCAAAAAAATTGATTGTGAATTTCCCCAAAGATGAGCGCGTTCCCAAAGCATATTACACTATTGGATGGGCGTTTAAGGAATTGAAAATGCTTGATAGTTCAATTTCCTACTTCAAATCGCTCGTTGAAAAATTCCCGCGCTCGGAGCTTGTCCCCCACTCAATGTATCAACTTGGACAAAACTATTATGATAAGGCAGATTATAACACAGCAATTGCTTGGTTCAGAGATATCGTTGAAAAATTCAAACCTGAGAGATTCAAAAAGGAGGAATTTGAAAAAATTGAATTAAAAGCTGTAAGAGAGAGAAAAATTTTTGAGGCTGTAACTGGGCGTGAAGGTGAAGAGACACCTCTTGAGATCGTTGCAAAAGCAAGCTTGAGAATTGCGGATTGCTACAAAATGATGGATAACTTTGATGAGGCAATAAAATCATATAGAAATGTAATAGCAACATATACACTCCTTCCAAGTTTGATTGAGACGGCTTACATAAAAATGGCTGAATACACTTTGCAAAAGAAGGGGCTTGAATCTGGAATTGCAGTTTACAAGGAGGCGATAGATAGAAGTTTTGAGAATAAGCAGTTGCAAGCAAAAATGCAGTATTTGATTGCGAAAACATATCAAGATTCCCTTCTTTATGACAGGGCAGCGAATGAGTATGATTTTTATATAAAAGCGTATAGCGAAGTTGCGTTTTTAATTGATTTTCCAGTTGAGGATGCAACATATTCTAAAGTCATATGTCTTTACAACGCAAAGAAATATAAAGAAACAATTGCTGAATGTGATTCGTTTTTGATCAAGTTTCCCGGCTCTGATTATACTCCAGATATGCTTTTCTTCAAGGGGATTTCTCACCTTGCGATTGGAGATTATGCTTCGGCTGAAAGTTCATTTGTTAAAGTGAAAACAGAATATAGAAATTCACCACAATACACGCCTGCTTGTATTCAGCTTGGTCGGACATATTATGAGTGGAAACGATATGACGACGCTTTAAATGAACTCAACAGATTGCTTGCAGAAAACCCGACAGATCTTAACAAAGATGAAGTTTACTACTACATTCTTTTGACTTATTTTGACACCCAGAAATACGATAGTTTGCTGAACATCTTTGCTCTTATCAAACCTGGCTCAAGCTTTTATTTGCCTGCTTTCATCAAAGTGTCAAAGTCATTCAGTTTACAAAACAAGTTTGCTGAGGGTGAAAAATTTATAAAAGATATTTTAAAAACAGCCGAAACTTTAAAGGATAGCATTTACTTCATTCCAGAGGTTCGTTTCTCGCTTGCTGATATTTACATTGGGCAGGGGAAGTATAAAGAAGCTATTGATGAACTAACGCTTGTCATAGATGATCCAAAAGCAAATGATATATTGAAACTTCAATCAATTTATGCTCGTGGTTCTCTTTATTACCAGATTGAACAATATAAAGAAGCGGTGATTGATTTTGAGAAATGTGTCTCGGATAAAAAATTCAGGGAAAATTTACCTCAACTTGTTTCACAAGTCAACGAAAAATTAGCGATTTCTTATGTCAAAATTGGGCAAATTGCGAAGGGCGTAAATCTCGTCTCAAAGTTGATCAATGAAGTGCCAGAGCCATCGGAAAAGATAAGATATACTGCTGTGCTTGCTGAAGCATATTTTGAAGCGAAAGATTACAAAAACGCTGTAAAATTTGCAAGTGATGTTTTTCAAAATGATGTTTCAGATGAAATTGTTTTCACAAAAGCAACATATGTGCTTGCTAACTCACACAGGGAACTTGGGGAATTTAACAAGGTTTTAAGTGTCCTGTCAAAAGCGGGTGAAAAATTTCCAAATTCAAAGTTCGTCCAAGAGGTTTTCTTCTCTACAGGAGCGGTTTATTACGATAAAGGCGAATATGAAAACGCAATTGAAATTTTTGATAGGTATCTGAAACTTTTCCCTAACTCTGAAAATTACAAGAGCGCCTTGTTCTTTTTATCATATTCGTATTTCCGACTTGGATACTGGGATAAATCTGTGACATATTTCAGAAGGTTTGTAAGGGAATTTCCAAAAGATGAGTTTGCGCCTGAAGCTTACTTTAATATCGGTGAATCTTATTACAACATGGCAAAGTATGAAGATGCTATTCGTGAATACAGGAATGTTTATAGGCTTTATCCTAACGATGAGCTTGCGCCTGTTGCTCTTTATAGCGAAGGTTGGTGTTATTACGAGCTCCAAAAACCAGAGCAAATGATTGAAACCTTTAAGCAACTTGTCAAGCGTTATCCAAAAAGTGAACACTCACCAATTGCTCTCTTTACAATTGGAGATTACTATTATAATTCAAAAAATTATGCTAAAGCTCAGCAAGCGTATGAGGAATTTGTCTCAATGTATCCCGACCATGAAAAGGTTAACGAAGCGAAACAGCTTATAAAAGATCTGAAGCTGATAAATGTTTACGCTGAATATCAAGAAGCGATGAAGTACTTTGACAATAAGGATTATCGTCGCGCTATTGAGGAACTTACGAAGATATGGCAAAAATATCCTGATTCAGACATCGTTGTTGGTTGTCGTGTGAATATAGCTGCTGCATACGAACAGCTTGGTGATTGGCGAAAAGCTGCGAAGATGTATGAGGAGATAATTCGGGATTATGAAAATTCAACAGATGACAATGCTCGTGCAGCTGTCCTTTTTGCAAGGGAACATCTTGAATGGTTGAGAAGTAATTTCAATTTTTGA
- a CDS encoding MotA/TolQ/ExbB proton channel family protein, producing MLLLIQQKSWWSWLWDNWLVDIIIKGGPYIMVPLFIFSVISMGIIIERIYRYVRIPKDKKIAQMLEEVEKILKENKKIEPVVRYFEEQRNALSFVFLSILKRYEFLLQENRQINDMRQELMETAVGSTSDYLEEFLPIVATIANVATLLGLFGTIIGMIMSFDELAKGGRGDPAVVAQGISVALITTAAGLTVAIPSILGYSFLRRRAEKITKHLEPFENHFVNTLLREHGRIEAYKVIVASIFRIRNGNLSEEEKEYLRRKRIELDISDEEAKIIENEVIKNLEQKK from the coding sequence ATGTTGCTTTTAATTCAGCAAAAATCGTGGTGGTCTTGGCTTTGGGATAATTGGCTTGTTGATATCATCATCAAGGGTGGACCTTACATAATGGTTCCTCTTTTTATCTTTTCGGTAATTTCAATGGGGATAATAATAGAGAGAATTTATCGGTATGTTCGCATTCCAAAGGACAAAAAAATAGCGCAGATGCTTGAGGAAGTTGAGAAGATTTTAAAGGAAAACAAAAAGATTGAGCCAGTTGTTAGATATTTTGAGGAGCAAAGAAACGCTCTTTCTTTTGTGTTTCTTTCAATCTTGAAAAGGTATGAGTTCCTTCTTCAAGAAAATCGGCAAATAAATGATATGCGTCAAGAATTGATGGAAACAGCGGTGGGTTCAACATCAGATTATCTTGAAGAGTTTTTGCCTATAGTTGCAACGATTGCTAATGTTGCGACATTGCTTGGACTCTTTGGGACAATAATTGGTATGATCATGTCGTTTGATGAACTTGCAAAAGGTGGTAGAGGTGATCCAGCGGTCGTTGCACAAGGTATCTCAGTTGCTCTTATAACCACCGCTGCGGGATTAACAGTTGCGATTCCATCTATACTTGGATATAGCTTTTTGAGAAGGCGAGCAGAGAAAATAACGAAACACCTTGAACCGTTTGAAAATCATTTTGTCAATACGCTTTTGCGTGAGCACGGGAGAATTGAAGCTTACAAAGTTATAGTTGCAAGCATTTTTAGAATAAGAAATGGAAACTTGAGCGAAGAAGAGAAGGAGTATTTGAGGCGCAAACGAATTGAGCTTGATATTTCAGACGAAGAAGCCAAGATTATAGAAAACGAAGTGATCAAAAATTTGGAACAGAAAAAATAA
- a CDS encoding biopolymer transporter ExbD → MKKKNKNGDYSVDINLTPMIDCVFQLLIFFMVTTVFAVQSGLKVDLPTAASSDAPPEKDLTIVISSNGEMDLNGRRVTFDNLQEEMLKDKEIFGSKVLIIKADKKTLHGIVVKVMDIAKLCGIDQLAIATEKEEEEIQVR, encoded by the coding sequence ATGAAGAAGAAAAATAAAAATGGCGACTATTCAGTTGACATTAACCTAACTCCAATGATTGATTGTGTTTTTCAGTTGTTGATATTTTTTATGGTGACAACTGTCTTTGCAGTTCAAAGTGGTTTAAAGGTTGATCTACCAACAGCAGCTTCGTCCGATGCTCCACCAGAAAAGGATTTGACAATTGTCATTTCATCAAATGGCGAAATGGACCTGAACGGAAGGCGAGTTACATTTGATAACTTGCAGGAAGAGATGTTAAAAGATAAGGAGATATTTGGGAGCAAGGTTTTGATAATTAAGGCGGATAAAAAAACACTGCATGGAATAGTTGTAAAAGTTATGGATATTGCAAAATTATGCGGGATTGATCAACTCGCCATAGCTACTGAGAAGGAAGAAGAGGAAATTCAAGTTAGATAG
- a CDS encoding DUF4159 domain-containing protein gives MENRNYKIPGIELSDRIAQFIYENRKGLLKFLLIAFLIHSIPVILNVRLPEKKEIKRPPTTVKFIQRPPRLTKSIEFRKMPTIVERVLQRFVSPQKPRMSARSMTTAAVHGGTSLASLARPGEYIERTYSPPAMLAGPSLNYDITDTRHAGKTIKSLQEELISYTNFMDRFEGWLERGRSKEDWRGFLNVYQVEYRSSKSAPNGEPMWNYRPAALQNLQRYAMEVLPNLQLNLMGSIRLDSKNILDVPILIMMGYDGEVIYTKNEVENLAKYLRSGGFLFIDDGLASAYGPFTRSVKQLIKDALGYDAVWERIPNNHPIYHIWKDFDGPPAGDDLARVDTRRPAREVYNYLEGIWLGGRLAVVLSNRGYTQAWGDWPYATPPLDNARQLQMGLNILIFAMNQPGGIVAKNKQKVVMQQ, from the coding sequence ATGGAGAACAGAAATTATAAAATACCAGGGATTGAATTAAGCGATAGGATAGCGCAGTTTATCTACGAGAACAGAAAAGGGCTATTGAAGTTTTTGTTAATTGCGTTTTTGATTCATAGCATTCCTGTGATTTTAAATGTTAGATTGCCGGAGAAGAAAGAGATAAAGCGACCACCAACAACTGTAAAGTTTATCCAAAGACCACCGCGTTTGACGAAGAGCATTGAGTTCAGAAAAATGCCCACTATCGTTGAGCGAGTTCTTCAAAGGTTTGTGTCACCTCAAAAGCCTCGGATGTCGGCTCGTTCAATGACAACCGCGGCAGTTCATGGAGGAACATCGCTTGCTTCGCTTGCAAGACCTGGCGAGTATATTGAGAGAACTTATTCGCCACCTGCGATGTTAGCAGGACCGAGCTTAAATTACGACATAACTGACACACGACATGCTGGAAAAACGATAAAAAGTTTACAGGAAGAATTGATAAGTTATACAAACTTTATGGATAGGTTTGAAGGTTGGCTTGAGCGTGGGCGAAGCAAAGAAGATTGGAGAGGTTTTTTGAATGTTTATCAAGTTGAATACAGAAGCAGTAAATCTGCTCCGAATGGGGAACCTATGTGGAATTATAGACCAGCAGCGTTGCAAAATCTCCAAAGATATGCTATGGAAGTTTTGCCAAATCTTCAGCTCAATCTTATGGGTTCAATTCGCCTTGATTCAAAAAATATACTTGATGTCCCAATTCTTATAATGATGGGCTATGATGGTGAGGTGATATATACAAAAAATGAAGTGGAAAACCTTGCCAAATATCTTCGTTCAGGTGGATTTCTATTTATTGACGATGGGCTTGCCTCTGCGTATGGTCCATTCACAAGATCAGTAAAACAACTTATCAAAGATGCGCTCGGTTATGACGCCGTTTGGGAAAGAATTCCGAACAATCATCCAATTTATCATATTTGGAAAGATTTTGATGGTCCTCCTGCCGGCGATGACCTTGCAAGAGTTGATACAAGAAGACCAGCGCGCGAGGTTTATAATTACCTTGAAGGAATTTGGCTTGGAGGGCGTCTTGCGGTTGTGTTGTCAAATCGTGGATATACGCAAGCTTGGGGTGATTGGCCATATGCAACTCCACCCCTTGATAACGCAAGACAATTACAAATGGGATTAAATATACTTATATTTGCGATGAATCAACCTGGAGGAATCGTTGCGAAAAATAAACAAAAAGTCGTGATGCAACAGTGA